tgaCATTGGAGAAACGTAGTTCATATGGATGAGACGGTTGGTAAGTTTGTTGAGATGGGATTCTCCATCGAAATTGATCCGTAGAGCGGTTGAAGAAACCGGCGGTTAGAagtctgtttttatttattctcGTGTGTTAGTTATCTGAGATATGCGTTTATGTTGCCTGTTAAATCATCAACGGAATGTTGATAACTTGCAGGAGGCAATCCGGAATCTATGATGATTCTTGAAACTCTCTTCAAGCTTTCtgtaaaattcttctttgtgAATTTACTTTAGGTTATTTAGTTTCTTTACTTTGATTCCCTTTGTGTGTAGACAAGCTCTGAAGCTAGCTCATCTAAATCTAAGCTCATAGATGAGGAATTAGTGATCAAAGCAATACATGAACATGGTATAGACATATATAtctcttgctctcttttttttcaagGAATTGGGAAACTTCAGTTTGGTAAGAAAATCTAGAGGAGATTACAAATGCACTTCTGAGATATGCAGTAAGTAGATAACTCTGATTGTTTACAAATGCACTTAAATGTGTCGCACGTATTTGAAGGCTGTTGGTTTTCTAGGAGGCAGAGAAAATGCGTGAAACAGAGAATGAGGACATGGCCAATGACAATACTTATcagatgataatgatgatgCCGACCTTTTCTCAGGTCTATCATCCTCAGATGAAgaggtacatatatatatacagactGTTTTACATTCTTAGCTTTTTGTTTCCATGCGTTTCTCGTTTTACGTTTTGTAGATGTTGACTGTTGTACAACATTGTCTTCTTTTATCCATTTTGATCAAAATGGGCTATCCAAGGGAAGAGGCTTCTATAGCTTTACAGAGATGTGGTAACCTCTCGCTAACCTGTTACATGTATTTCTCTCATAGTGAGTGTTCTTGCAACTTATTCTTCTCAAACTTTTCAGGAGAAATTGCAAGTTTGGCAGAGGTCGTTGACTTCATTTTATGCTGCTCAAATGGCACGGCAGTTACGTGAGTTTTGGGCAGATCCTGGTGAAGTAGAGGTAATAAGTCTATGTCCTCTTTGCGAACCTAAGACACCCATCAAGTTATGTTTCTGTAACCATGTTACTATATTTGTGGCTAATTAGTTTAAGGGTACCGCAGTTTTCCCTAAGTTATGTAGTTTTTCATCCTTATCCATGGGTAATCTGTGGTTTGCGTGCAGCAGCAGTCAAGAAGCAATGAGCCACCGCCAAGAAGGAGGAAGCTAAACACTGCCATGCCCAGTGATGACGAGCTCATCCATTTACCAAATCCGATGATTGGGTTCGGTGTACCTAATGAACCTGGGCTTATAACAGAGAGGCCAGTCCCAATCCCTGACATTGCTCGTGGTCCGCCCTACTTCTACTTCGAGAACGTTGCAATGGCACCAAAAGGTGTTTGGGCCAAGATGTCTAGTCATCTCTATGACATCAAGCCAGAATTCGTGGACTCCTTGTACTTCTCTGCTGCTGCAAGGAAGAGAGGTTATATTCACAACCTCCCTATCAAGAACAGGTTTGAGATACAGCCCACTCCACATTATACCATAGAGGACGAGTTTCCTGACACCAAGAAATGGTGGCATGTTTGGGATAACAGAACGAAGCTGAACTG
This Brassica napus cultivar Da-Ae chromosome C6, Da-Ae, whole genome shotgun sequence DNA region includes the following protein-coding sequences:
- the LOC106403411 gene encoding DNA (cytosine-5)-methyltransferase DRM1-like isoform X3; the protein is MARQLREFWADPGEVESRSNEPPPRRRKLNTAMPSDDELIHLPNPMIGFGVPNEPGLITERPVPIPDIARGPPYFYFENVAMAPKGVWAKMSSHLYDIKPEFVDSLYFSAAARKRGYIHNLPIKNRFEIQPTPHYTIEDEFPDTKKWWHVWDNRTKLNCVLTCIASAQITKDIRERLEKHEGDPRVQKDVVDQCKRWNLVWVGKNKAAPLEPCEMESLLGFPGNYTRGVSRRDRYKSLGNSFLVDTVAYHLSVLKALYPKGVNILSLFTGIGGGEVIKERISYVYNYRIFFIYLCISHLDLLL
- the LOC106403411 gene encoding DNA (cytosine-5)-methyltransferase DRM1-like isoform X2 is translated as MARQLREFWADPGEVEQSRSNEPPPRRRKLNTAMPSDDELIHLPNPMIGFGVPNEPGLITERPVPIPDIARGPPYFYFENVAMAPKGVWAKMSSHLYDIKPEFVDSLYFSAAARKRGYIHNLPIKNRFEIQPTPHYTIEDEFPDTKKWWHVWDNRTKLNCVLTCIASAQITKDIRERLEKHEGDPRVQKDVVDQCKRWNLVWVGKNKAAPLEPCEMESLLGFPGNYTRGVSRRDRYKSLGNSFLVDTVAYHLSVLKALYPKGVNILSLFTGIGGGEVIKERISYVYNYRIFFIYLCISHLDLLL
- the LOC106403411 gene encoding DNA (cytosine-5)-methyltransferase DRM1-like isoform X1 codes for the protein MARQLREFWADPGEVEQQSRSNEPPPRRRKLNTAMPSDDELIHLPNPMIGFGVPNEPGLITERPVPIPDIARGPPYFYFENVAMAPKGVWAKMSSHLYDIKPEFVDSLYFSAAARKRGYIHNLPIKNRFEIQPTPHYTIEDEFPDTKKWWHVWDNRTKLNCVLTCIASAQITKDIRERLEKHEGDPRVQKDVVDQCKRWNLVWVGKNKAAPLEPCEMESLLGFPGNYTRGVSRRDRYKSLGNSFLVDTVAYHLSVLKALYPKGVNILSLFTGIGGGEVIKERISYVYNYRIFFIYLCISHLDLLL